The genomic stretch GCCGAGGCCGACGCGTCCACGTTCGACGCACTCCTCCTGCCCGGCGGAGTGATGAATCCCGACCAACTGCGGCAGGACGAAGACGCCGTGCGTTTCGTGCGCGAGTTCTTCCGCGCCGGCAAACCCGTCGCCGCCATTTGCCATGGTCCGCAGCTTCTCGTCGAAGCCGACGTCGTCGAAGGTCGCAAACTCACGTCCTACGCGTCGATCCGCACGGATTTGATCAATGCCGGCGCCGAATGGGTCGACCAAGCCGTCGTCTGCGACCAAGGCCTCGTGACCAGTCGCACACCGGAAGACATCCCGGCCTTCAACGCCAAGATGATCGAAGAGTTCGCCGAGGGCGTACACTCCGGTCAACACGCCTGAGCATCCGCCGTCGGCTCGGATCCCGCGCCGACGGCCGACGGTTCACGCGCGCTTCCGATCGCTCGCCGCATCGCACACCAAGCGTGCGATGCGGTCCCTCAATCCCTCCGTCGTATCCGGATGGTCGAGATAGCGGAGAAGCTCTTCCCCTACGCGCGCACCGCGTCGGTTCCCCTTCACCTCCGCCCGCGCCTGCGCCCGATCCCGTCGCACGAATCCCTGCAACCAATCGAAGACGCTCGCCCCCCACACGAGCCAAGGTTTGCCCATCAGGACCGCCGCGGCGGCCGCGGCGAGGTGACTCAACGCTTCTCCTCCCTGCCCGCCCGACACCAGTGCAGGGTCGAAACCGGTCGGCTTCACCGACGGGGAAACGCCGCTTCCGGACGCCGCAGCGTTCGGGATCGCTCGCCGTCCCGCAATGACACCGCGCACGTCCACACCGAGCACCCGCACGGTTCGCACGTAGCGCGTCAACAACCCTTCGGCCACGTGGCGTCGGCGCCCCTCCGACTGCGGCTCGCGCACCGCGCACGCGGCCAGCTCGACGACGTGCGCCACGAAAGCGTCGCACGAGAAGGGACGGTGAGCGTCCGACACATCCGCGGGTATCATGGTGCCGACCCTGCATACACCGCGCCGGAACCTCTCCACGAGCGCCCACTCCGCTCCGGCCACGGCTTGCCTTCATGCCGGACGCACGGCATTCGCGAGAGGTCGCCTCTGTTCGCCCCCTGTGTGGCCAACCCCGGTCCTCCGTTCCCGCCCATGCGCTCCGTGCTCGTTGCTCTACTCCTCCTCGCGTCCATGCACACGTTCGCCGCCTCCTCCGATGCTCCCCGCGCGATCCCCGTCGTCTTCGCCACCGACATCGGCAGCGACATCGACGACACGTGGGCTCTGGCGCAAGTCCTTCGCTCCCCCGCGCTCGATCTGCGCATGGTCCTCACCGAGACCGGCGAAGCCCGCTACCGCGGTGCCGTCACTGCCAAGCTGCTCGAAGCCGCAGGACGAACAGACGTCGCCATCGCGCTCGGATCCGACTTCGGACCCATGCCCGACGAGCACCGTCACCAAGGCCCCTGGATTCGCGGCTACGACCTCGATCGCTACCCCGGCACAGTCCACACCGACGGCATCGGTGCGTTCATCGAACTCGTCATGGCTTCGCCGCAAACCGTCACGGTGATCGCCGTGGGCCCCGCCCCTTCGCTCGGCGCTGCCCTCGCACGCGAGCCGGCGCTCGCCGCTCGCTGTCGGCTCGTCGGCATGTTCGGCAGTTTCGACCTCGGCTACGATGGACGACCGCCCGCCGTTCCCGAAACCAACGTCCGTTATTACACCGACAGTCTACGCGCTGTCCTCGCCGCTCCATGGCAGGACGTCTTGCTCACACCGCTCGACACATGCGGCCTCGTGTCGCTCTCGGGGCCCGATTATCATGCCGTGTGGAGCGCCACCGACGATCCTCTCCTCCGCGCCGTGATCGAGAACTACTGCATTTGGGCACCACGAGTCCCGTGGATGCACTGCGATTTCTTCACCACTCGATCCAGCATCCTCTTCGACTCGGTCGCCGTCTACCTCGCCTACGACGAGAGTCTCGTCGAAACCGAGACCCTCGCCTTCCGCATCACACCCGACGGCACGACCGTACGAGACCCCGTCGGCCCCTTCCGAGCCCGCGTCGCCCTCCGCTGGAAAGACCAAGCCGCCTTCGAAGCCCATCTCGCCGCGCGACTGCTCCGCCTCCCCGAAAAGCCGGCCGAGAATTGAACCACCCGACGTCGACGGCGCTTACAGCGCCGCAACGCGTCGATCGCGGCCCGCTCGCTTGGTATTCGGAACCTCCGGACACGAAGCGACGCTCGGCGCACGATCGAGCGGACGCGCACGGCATCGCATGTCCATACAGCCGCGGTTCGACCTCCCGGCACAGGACTTCTTCGCTCGGCGAAGACGCGAGCGCGTGACGCATGGTTCGCGACGATGCTTCCGGGGCGAGGTCGGCAGAGCAGACGTTCGTCTCGGTAGGAAGGAGGCGCATCGGATTCGGTTTGCCGTTAGGATACGTCATCCATGTGAATAATCACGACCGGACGTGCTTCCTGCACCCATCGTGCTCGCCGCGGCGACGGGTGGCAGGGAGGCGCGACGCGAGCTGTTCGTGATATCATGAGATATATCCACTCGATCGCATGGATGGGGGCCATGATCGGCGGTGTTTTGGCGGTCAAGGCCGCCGAGACGGTAAACGAAGTGGTGGAGTTGCCGACGGTGACGATCAACGAGGTGCGGGAGGAGTTCCCGCCTGAGAAGTGGCTCTATGCGGCAGTGCCGGGCTTCGAAGTGCTGTCGAGTTTGTCGGAGCGCGAGACTCGGCGCGTGCTACGGGATTTCGCCCGTTTGCGGCAGGCGATCGACGCGGCGATGCCCGGTCTGCAGAACGACGTCGCCGGGGCGGGCGGGGTGCTGGTGCTGTGCGGACGCAACGGCGACTTCGCGCGTTTCCTCCCGCGGGCGCTGGCGTCGGAACGGTTTCGCCTGAATCATCAAATGCTGCCGCTGGGAGACGGGGTTGCCGTCATCGTGGATCACCTCGCGAGCCGGATCGATATAGACGGTGCTCCTTCGGGTGGAGTATCACCTCTCGGTGAGCCAATCACCGGAAGCGGTGATGGTTCCGCAGCCGACTTCGGCGGCGAAACCACGGCGGGCCTGGAGGTCGAACCGCTTCGCGCCGTCTACAAGAACTACTTTCGTCGGTTGATCCGTCGACGCGGCGGCAGCACGGCACCATGGTTCGAGGAAGGACTGGTGCGCTTGCTCGGCGCGATCGACTACAATGCGCGGACCGTGACGGTGGGACGCATCGGCGACGGTTTCGGAGGACGGAGTCCGGACGATTTCCGCGAGGTGTTGAACGCTCGTGGACTGATGCCGATGAACGACTTCTTTTCCCACAAGCCGCATGGAGCAGACGTGATCTGGTCGGCACAGGCATACGCCTTCGTGCACATGTGTCTCTACGGATCGGGCAAGCGTCACCAAGCGGGTTTCGCGCGTCTTGCGGAGGAAGCGATGCGGCGACCCGTGACAGACGACGTGCTGCGGCGCACTCTCGGGATGGATGGCAAGGCACTCGGCCGGGAGTTGCGCACCTACCTCGATTTCGCCGACTACCGTTACGAACGTTTCAAGGCGACCAAAGGCCTTTCCCTGCCCGAGCCGGAACCGGTGCAAGTCCGCATGGCTACCGATGCGGAGTCGGGGCGTCTCGTCGGCTCGGTCTTGATCGCGGCCGATCACCGCGAAACAG from Opitutales bacterium ASA1 encodes the following:
- a CDS encoding type 1 glutamine amidotransferase domain-containing protein, with product MTTPLKDIRVAVLATDGFEQSELLEPRRALREAGAETSVVSLRSGSIRGWKHDEKGDSVDVDLTVAEADASTFDALLLPGGVMNPDQLRQDEDAVRFVREFFRAGKPVAAICHGPQLLVEADVVEGRKLTSYASIRTDLINAGAEWVDQAVVCDQGLVTSRTPEDIPAFNAKMIEEFAEGVHSGQHA